The Setaria viridis chromosome 6, Setaria_viridis_v4.0, whole genome shotgun sequence genome contains a region encoding:
- the LOC117859686 gene encoding uncharacterized protein, with the protein MLTTANSRQHHAFEKSPSSHIKNLDRKLQQAMNNATSKYMQRIYPLGIQRSSSNLTLSSLSLSQNSNDSSLSSSNSSWEPKVPLLYGGTFSPWGDVMVSLEMRREDDDKASDHDVEGGEEDFDCSEPGSMHRCSWITKNTDEAYVQFHDECWGVPVYSDNRLFELLSLSGMLIDHNWTEILKRRDMYREVFADFDPSTVAKMDEDAVAEISGNKELKLAECRVRCIVENAKCIQKVAKEFGSFSGYMWGHVNHRPVVGKYRHHKYIPFRTPKSEAVSKDLVRRGFRLVGPVIVYSFMQAAGMAIDHLVDCFRFPECVRLAERSWGITNVAA; encoded by the exons ATGCTCACCACCGCAAACAGCCGGCAGCACCATGCCTTCGAGAAGAGCCCTAGCAGCCATATCAAGAACCTCGACAGGAAGCTCCAGCAGGCCATGAACAATGCGACTAGCAAGTACATGCAGAGGATCTACCCTCTGGGAATCCAGAGGAGCAGCTCCAACCTGACGTTGTCGTCGCTGTCGCTGTCGCAGAACTCCAACGACTCCTCGCTCAGCAGCTCCAACTCCAGCTGGGAGCCCAAGGTGCCGCTCCTctatggcggcaccttcagccCCTGGGGCGATGTGATGGTGTCTCTGGAGATGAGGAGAGAGGACGACGACAAGGCCAGTGACCATGACGTTGAAGGGGGTGAGGAGGATTTCGATTGCAGTGAGCCGGGGAGCATGCATAGGTGCAGCTGGATCACCAAGAACACTG ATGAGGCATACGTTCAGTTCCACGACGAGTGCTGGGGCGTCCCTGTGTACAGCGACAA CCGCCTCTTCGAGCTGCTGTCGCTGTCCGGGATGCTCATCGACCACAACTGGACGGAGATACTCAAGAGGCGAGACATGTACAG GGAGGTGTTCGCCGACTTCGACCCCAGCACGGTGGCCAAGATGGACGAGGACGCCGTCGCCGAGATAAGCGGCAACAAGGAGCTCAAGCTCGCCGAGTGCCGTGTCCGGTGCATCGTCGAGAACGCCAAGTGCATTCAGAAG GTGGCCAAGGAATTCGGGTCGTTCAGCGGGTACATGTGGGGCCACGTGAACCACCGGCCGGTGGTGGGCAAGTACAGGCACCACAAGTACATCCCGTTCCGGACGCCCAAGTCGGAGGCGGTGAGCAAGGACCTCGTCCGCCGGGGGTTCCGACTCGTGGGCCCCGTCATCGTCTACTCCTTCATGCAGGCCGCCGGCATGGCAATCGACCACCTCGTCGACTGCTTCCGCTTCCCGGAGTGCGTCCGCCTCGCCGAGCGCTCCTGGGGCATCACCAACGTCGCCGCGTAg
- the LOC117861357 gene encoding phosphatidylinositol 4-kinase gamma 5, whose product MPWNTDSPVKTHMAVAVLDHSLSTDYPSKNISEGRPLSWKRVFVQTDNGSVLGIELEPGENAHTVKKKMQIALNVSTEESSLTFGDQVLNNDLSYVRNDSPLLLTRNHMHRSYSTPCLSPKGKGGQQCDRSKVIEILGCSSPSAAMKQLVKDIIKGITNGVDPVAVSGGMGGAYYFGDILGQRVAIVKPTDEEPFAPNNPKGFVGKTLGQPGLKRSVRVGETGFREVAAYLLDHKSFANVPLTMLVKVTHSVFHVNEDVNCNNKTSKNISQAHSKIASLQQFIPHDYDASDHGTSTFPVSCIHRIGILDIRIFNTDRHGGNLLVRKLGNESGRFEAHAELIPIDHGLCLPESLEDPYFEWIHWPHASIPFSEEELEYIRNLDPVKDAEMLRMELPMIHEASLRVLVLSTTFLKEAAAYGLCLSEIGDMMSRQFTGKEEEPSALEVLCMEARNWVKERELLLPEADFEEEDDDDDDCDTDFTQFDLDSGDDAATCGASFFNKYGSIGVSCRNPLSKLTEGNEDNEEEDRNEVSQDDVDACTSPVPKCTHSTSKLPVSLKGLCFSGNSKRRNGVPKNRVSAKTDYYSGYHSEYQSAGWSAKEMLPPSSSFVKLSDLSAIEWSAFLEKFQELLPSMFHDRKQTSAHGPWLTQRLGTSCQF is encoded by the coding sequence ATGCCTTGGAACACTGACAGTCCTGTTAAGACACACATGGCTGTTGCAGTTCTGGATCACAGCTTGAGCACTGATTACCCCTCAAAGAACATAAGTGAGGGGAGACCCCTTAGCTGGAAGCGTGTGTTTGTTCAAACCGACAATGGTTCTGTTCTGGGCATTGAACTAGAGCCAGGAGAAAATGCACACACTGTAAAAAAGAAGATGCAGATAGCCCTTAATGTATCCACTGAGGAAAGCTCACTGACATTTGGTGATCAAGTTTTGAACAATGACCTCAGCTATGTTCGGAATGACTCACCATTGCTGCTCACCAGAAATCATATGCATAGAAGCTACTCCACACCTTGCCTCTCTCCCAAAGGAAAAGGAGGTCAGCAGTGCGATCGAAGTAAAGTTATTGAAATCCTGGGATGCTCAAGCCCTTCTGCTGCAATGAAGCAGTTGGTTAAGGATATCATCAAGGGAATTACCAATGGTGTTGACCCAGTAGCTGTTAGTGGTGGCATGGGAGGTGCCTACTACTTTGGGGATATCTTGGGCCAACGTGTTGCAATTGTTAAACCAACTGATGAGGAACCTTTTGCTCCAAATAATCCTAAAGGTTTTGTGGGGAAGACTCTTGGGCAGCCAGGCCTCAAAAGATCGGTACGGGTTGGTGAGACAGGGTTCCGAGAGGTCGCTGCATACCTCCTTGATCACAAGAGTTTCGCAAATGTTCCTCTTACTATGTTAGTCAAAGTTACCCACAGTGTGTTTCATGTGAATGAAGATGTTAACTGCAACAATAAGACTAGCAAGAATATATCACAGGCTCATAGCAAGATTGCCTCGTTGCAGCAGTTCATTCCACATGACTATGATGCTAGTGACCATGGAACCTCGACCTTTCCTGTTTCTTGCATTCACAGGATTGGCATACTTGATATCAGAATATTCAACACAGATAGACATGGTGGAAATCTTCTGGTCAGGAAGCTTGGCAATGAATCTGGTCGATTTGAAGCGCATGCAGAACTCATTCCTATTGATCATGGTCTCTGTCTTCCAGAAAGTCTGGAAGATCCTTACTTTGAGTGGATTCACTGGCCACATGCATCTATTCCTTTCTCCGAGGAAGAACTTGAGTACATCAGAAATCTGGACCCTGTAAAGGATGCTGAAATGCTTCGCATGGAGCTGCCCATGATTCATGAGGCGAGTCTTAGGGTGCTGGTCCTCTCGACAACATTTCTGAAGGAAGCTGCAGCTTATGGCCTCTGCTTGTCGGAGATAGGGGACATGATGAGCAGGCAGTTCACTGGGAAAGAAGAGGAGCCAAGTGCACTTGAAGTTCTGTGTATGGAAGCAAGGAACTGGGTTAAGGAAAGAGAATTACTTCTACCAGAAGCTGActttgaagaagaagatgacgacgatgatgattgTGACACAGACTTCACCCAGTTCGATCTTGACTCAGGAGATGATGCAGCTACATGCGGAGCATCTTTTTTCAACAAGTATGGGTCTATTGGGGTAAGTTGCAGGAACCCACTTTCAAAATTAACCGAGGGCAATGAGGACAACGAAGAGGAAGATAGAAATGAGGTGAGCCAGGATGATGTCGATGCTTGCACCAGTCCAGTTCCTAAATGTACTCATTCCACCTCAAAATTGCCAGTCTCTCTGAAGGGGCTTTGCTTTAGTGGAAACAGCAAGCGCCGCAACGGTGTTCCAAAGAATAGGGTGAGTGCTAAAACTGACTATTATAGTGGCTATCATAGTGAGTATCAGTCTGCAGGTTGGAGTGCCAAAGAGATGCTGCCTCCCAGCTCAAGTTTTGTGAAGCTGTCAGACTTGAGTGCCATTGAATGGAGTGCATTTCTTGAAAAGTTCCAGGAGTTGCTCCCAAGCATGTTCCATGACAGGAAGCAAACTTCAGCCCACGGCCCATGGTTGACGCAGAGGCTGGGCACCTCTTGCCAGTTTTGA